Proteins co-encoded in one Aquincola tertiaricarbonis genomic window:
- a CDS encoding M90 family metallopeptidase: protein MIGGLWQAWRRRQEARALARRSIPDALWQQTLARYPFLQRLSADDMTELRRLASLFLDKKEFTGAGGLVVTDEMAVAVAAQACLPVLRLGIEQYDDFVGIVMHPDEVVARREVMDETGVVHQYDELLSGEAMVGGPMMLSWQDAGDRAAQADDRDGLAYNVVIHEFAHVLDMRDGIADGVPLLPNAQAQADWHDTLMAEYDRFSERVVCGYDTVVDPYGAEAPEEFFAVASEAFFVTPEALKEEQPVMYRLLASFYRQTP from the coding sequence ATGATCGGCGGCCTGTGGCAGGCCTGGCGGCGACGCCAGGAAGCGCGTGCGCTCGCCCGCCGCAGCATCCCCGATGCGCTGTGGCAGCAGACGCTGGCGCGCTACCCCTTCCTGCAGCGCCTGTCGGCCGACGACATGACCGAGTTGCGCCGCCTGGCCAGCCTCTTCCTCGACAAGAAGGAATTCACCGGTGCCGGCGGCCTGGTGGTCACCGACGAGATGGCCGTGGCCGTGGCCGCGCAGGCCTGCCTGCCAGTGCTGCGCCTGGGCATCGAGCAGTACGACGACTTCGTCGGCATCGTGATGCACCCCGATGAAGTGGTGGCCCGCCGCGAGGTGATGGACGAGACCGGCGTGGTGCACCAGTACGACGAACTGCTATCGGGCGAGGCCATGGTCGGCGGCCCGATGATGCTGAGCTGGCAGGACGCCGGTGACCGCGCCGCGCAGGCCGACGACCGCGACGGCCTGGCCTACAACGTGGTGATCCATGAGTTCGCGCATGTGCTGGACATGCGCGACGGCATCGCGGACGGGGTGCCGCTGCTGCCCAACGCACAGGCCCAGGCCGACTGGCACGACACGTTGATGGCCGAATACGACCGCTTCAGCGAGCGCGTGGTGTGCGGCTACGACACCGTGGTCGACCCCTACGGCGCCGAGGCGCCGGAAGAGTTCTTCGCGGTGGCCAGCGAGGCCTTCTTCGTCACGCCCGAGGCGCTGAAAGAAGAACAGCCGGTGATGTACCGGCTGCTCGCTTCGTTCTACCGGCAGACCCCGTAG
- a CDS encoding UDP-2,3-diacylglucosamine diphosphatase, with protein MTLPASAEVLAPPGWQCIEFISDLHLGPDTPHTFAAWAHYLQHTQADAVYLLGDVFEVWVGDDAAAEPGSFEQRCVTVLRQAAQHRRIGFMAGNRDFLLGQALLEALGLQALHDPTVFTAFGQRLLVTHGDLLCLDDSDYQAFRRQVRSTAWQQAFLAQPLALRRQQARQMRNASRAAQSGLTPDQWSEVDNHAAADWLQAADAPRMVHGHTHRPATHALRFGERQVLSDWDFEAARPRGDLLRWTAGGLSRHAVAPAP; from the coding sequence ATGACGCTGCCCGCTTCTGCCGAGGTGCTCGCGCCTCCTGGCTGGCAGTGCATCGAGTTCATTTCCGACCTGCACCTGGGGCCCGACACGCCGCACACCTTCGCGGCCTGGGCCCACTACCTGCAGCACACGCAGGCCGATGCCGTCTACCTGCTGGGCGACGTGTTCGAGGTGTGGGTCGGCGACGATGCGGCGGCCGAGCCGGGCAGCTTCGAGCAGCGGTGCGTCACGGTGCTGCGGCAGGCCGCGCAGCATCGTCGCATCGGCTTCATGGCCGGCAACCGCGATTTCCTGCTGGGGCAGGCGCTGCTTGAAGCACTGGGCCTGCAGGCCCTGCACGACCCCACGGTGTTCACCGCCTTCGGCCAGCGGCTGCTGGTCACGCATGGCGACCTGCTGTGCCTGGACGACAGCGACTATCAGGCCTTCCGCCGCCAGGTGCGCAGCACGGCGTGGCAGCAGGCTTTCCTGGCGCAGCCGCTGGCCCTGCGCCGGCAGCAGGCGCGCCAGATGCGCAACGCCAGCCGCGCCGCGCAAAGCGGACTGACACCCGATCAATGGAGCGAGGTGGACAACCACGCTGCCGCCGACTGGCTGCAGGCCGCCGATGCGCCGCGCATGGTGCACGGCCATACCCACCGCCCCGCCACGCATGCCCTGCGCTTTGGTGAACGGCAGGTGTTGAGCGACTGGGACTTCGAGGCCGCCCGCCCCCGCGGCGACCTGCTGCGCTGGACCGCCGGTGGCCTGTCGCGCCACGCCGTGGCGCCCGCACCATGA
- a CDS encoding peptidylprolyl isomerase, whose translation MTKTVEITTSAGVIRAELDDAKAPATVENFLSYVRKGHYDNTVFHRVIKGFMIQGGGFEPGMKQKGTDAPIKNEANNGLKNAHYTLAMARTSDPHSATAQFFINTTNNGFLDFKSESGQGWGYAVFGQVVSGQDVIDTIEKVRTGRKGMHDDVPVEDVVIQKITEV comes from the coding sequence ATGACCAAGACCGTAGAAATCACCACCAGCGCCGGCGTGATCCGCGCCGAACTCGACGACGCCAAGGCGCCCGCCACCGTCGAGAACTTCCTGTCGTACGTGCGCAAGGGCCACTACGACAACACCGTGTTCCACCGCGTCATCAAGGGCTTCATGATCCAGGGCGGCGGCTTCGAGCCCGGCATGAAGCAAAAGGGCACCGACGCGCCCATCAAGAACGAGGCCAACAACGGCCTGAAGAACGCGCACTACACGCTGGCCATGGCCCGCACCTCCGACCCGCACTCGGCCACCGCGCAGTTCTTCATCAACACCACCAACAACGGCTTCCTCGACTTCAAGTCCGAGTCGGGCCAGGGCTGGGGCTATGCCGTGTTCGGCCAGGTGGTGTCGGGCCAGGACGTGATCGACACGATCGAGAAGGTGCGTACCGGCCGCAAGGGCATGCACGACGACGTGCCGGTCGAAGACGTGGTGATCCAGAAGATCACCGAAGTCTGA
- a CDS encoding peptidylprolyl isomerase, producing the protein MKQGLALALSLAMMAAAPAFAQKVRLDTSMGAIVLELDAAKAPKTVANFVEYVKAGHYNGTVFHRVIDGFMIQGGGMDASMNERPTRAPIPLESRNGLVNARGTVAMARTMDPNSATAQFFINLKDNSFLDQANSRDGNGYAVFGKVVSGMDVVDKIKSVPTGNKGPHQNVPLQPVVIKQATLEK; encoded by the coding sequence ATGAAACAAGGCCTTGCCCTGGCGCTCTCGCTCGCGATGATGGCGGCCGCGCCTGCGTTCGCGCAGAAGGTGCGGCTCGACACTTCCATGGGCGCCATCGTGCTGGAGCTCGATGCCGCCAAGGCCCCCAAGACGGTGGCCAACTTTGTCGAGTACGTGAAGGCCGGCCACTACAACGGCACCGTGTTCCACCGCGTGATCGACGGCTTCATGATCCAGGGTGGCGGCATGGACGCCTCGATGAACGAGCGCCCCACCCGCGCGCCCATCCCGCTGGAAAGCCGCAACGGCCTCGTCAATGCGCGTGGCACCGTGGCCATGGCCCGCACGATGGACCCCAACTCGGCCACCGCCCAGTTCTTCATCAACCTGAAGGACAACAGCTTCCTCGACCAGGCCAACTCGCGTGACGGCAACGGCTACGCGGTGTTCGGCAAGGTGGTGTCGGGCATGGACGTGGTCGACAAGATCAAGTCGGTGCCCACCGGCAACAAGGGCCCGCATCAAAACGTACCGCTGCAACCCGTGGTGATCAAGCAAGCCACTCTGGAGAAATGA
- the cysS gene encoding cysteine--tRNA ligase — protein MTLRLHNTLTRTLEDFTPVEAGKVRMYVCGITVYDLCHMGHARTMTVFDVVYRWLRTIGYEVTYVRNITDIDDKIIRRAVERGITIGELTTQTTQAMHQDFAAIGLLPPTHEPRATEYVPQMLDVIAQLEARGLAYQSDDGDVNFAVRRFAGYGKLSGKSLDDLRAGERVAVQQGDGGKGDPLDFVLWKSAKPEEPAEAKFDSRYGAGRPGWHIECSAMACSMLGQPIDLHGGGMDLQFPHHENEIAQTEGATGATFARHWMHTGFLNVDDVKMSKSLGNFFTIREVLERYDGETLRFFLLRTHYRSPFNFSDAHIDDARAALRRLYTALDKVPAEAVTIDWQQPAAAAFRDAMNDDLNTPAALAVLFELASEVNRSGSAAQAGLLKALGATLGVLQLAPQAYLQGGQSGLDEAAVNAAIEARAAAKLARNFAEADRIRAQLLEQGVVLKDSAQGTTWVRA, from the coding sequence ATGACCCTTCGCCTGCACAACACCCTCACCCGCACCCTGGAAGACTTCACGCCCGTCGAGGCAGGCAAGGTGCGGATGTACGTGTGCGGCATCACCGTCTACGACCTGTGCCACATGGGCCATGCGCGCACCATGACGGTGTTCGACGTGGTCTACCGCTGGCTGCGCACCATCGGTTACGAGGTGACCTATGTGCGCAACATCACCGACATCGACGACAAGATCATCCGCCGTGCGGTCGAGCGCGGCATCACCATCGGTGAGCTGACCACGCAGACCACGCAGGCGATGCACCAGGACTTCGCAGCCATCGGCCTGCTGCCGCCCACGCACGAGCCGCGCGCCACCGAGTACGTGCCGCAGATGCTGGACGTGATCGCGCAGCTGGAAGCGCGCGGCCTGGCCTACCAGTCCGACGATGGCGACGTGAACTTCGCGGTGCGCCGTTTCGCCGGTTACGGCAAGCTGTCGGGCAAGAGCCTGGACGACCTGCGCGCCGGTGAGCGCGTGGCCGTGCAGCAAGGTGATGGCGGCAAGGGCGACCCGCTGGACTTCGTGCTGTGGAAGTCGGCCAAGCCTGAGGAGCCGGCCGAGGCCAAGTTCGACAGCCGCTATGGCGCGGGCCGCCCGGGCTGGCACATCGAGTGCTCGGCCATGGCCTGCAGCATGCTGGGCCAGCCGATCGACCTGCACGGCGGCGGCATGGACCTGCAGTTCCCGCACCACGAGAACGAGATCGCCCAGACCGAAGGTGCGACCGGCGCCACCTTCGCGCGGCACTGGATGCACACCGGCTTCCTCAACGTCGACGACGTGAAGATGTCGAAGTCGCTGGGCAACTTCTTCACCATCCGCGAAGTGCTGGAGCGCTACGACGGCGAGACGCTGCGCTTCTTCCTGTTGCGCACGCATTACCGCAGCCCGTTCAACTTCAGCGACGCGCACATCGACGATGCCCGCGCGGCGCTGCGCCGCCTGTACACCGCGCTCGACAAGGTGCCGGCCGAAGCCGTGACCATCGACTGGCAGCAGCCTGCTGCCGCCGCCTTCCGCGACGCGATGAACGACGACCTCAACACCCCGGCCGCGCTGGCCGTGCTGTTCGAACTGGCCAGTGAGGTCAACCGCAGCGGCTCGGCCGCGCAGGCCGGCCTGCTGAAGGCGCTGGGCGCCACGCTGGGCGTGCTGCAGCTGGCGCCGCAGGCCTATCTGCAGGGTGGCCAGTCCGGCCTCGACGAAGCGGCGGTCAACGCCGCCATCGAGGCCCGGGCCGCTGCCAAGCTGGCGCGCAACTTCGCCGAAGCCGACCGCATCCGCGCGCAGTTGCTCGAGCAGGGCGTGGTGCTGAAGGACTCGGCGCAGGGCACCACCTGGGTGAGAGCCTGA
- a CDS encoding DNA-3-methyladenine glycosylase family protein — MATAIVTPTYWDDACRHLSKRDRVMRKLIPKFGEGRLQSRGDAFTTLARSIVGQQISVKAAQSVWDKFAALMSEPSTRLAPAAVMALEVDTMRAAGLSARKVEYLRDLAQHFDSGAVHVQQWHDMDDEAIIEELVAIRGIGRWTAEMFLIFHLMRPNVLPLDDVGLLKGISLNYFSGEPVSRAEAREVGDAWAPYRSVATWYLWRSLDPLPVEY, encoded by the coding sequence GTGGCGACGGCCATCGTCACGCCCACTTATTGGGACGACGCCTGCCGCCACCTGAGCAAGCGCGACCGTGTGATGCGCAAGCTCATCCCCAAGTTCGGCGAAGGCCGCCTGCAAAGCCGCGGCGATGCCTTCACCACGCTGGCGCGCTCCATCGTCGGCCAGCAGATCTCGGTCAAGGCTGCGCAAAGCGTGTGGGACAAGTTCGCCGCGCTGATGAGCGAGCCCAGCACCCGCCTGGCGCCCGCCGCGGTGATGGCGCTGGAAGTGGACACCATGCGGGCGGCCGGCCTCTCGGCCCGCAAGGTGGAGTATCTGCGCGACCTGGCGCAGCATTTCGACAGTGGTGCCGTGCACGTGCAGCAGTGGCACGACATGGACGATGAGGCCATCATCGAGGAACTGGTCGCCATCCGCGGCATCGGCCGCTGGACGGCCGAGATGTTCCTGATCTTCCACCTGATGCGGCCGAACGTGCTGCCGCTGGACGACGTCGGGCTGCTCAAGGGCATCAGCCTGAACTACTTCAGCGGCGAGCCGGTTTCGCGTGCCGAGGCGCGCGAAGTCGGCGATGCCTGGGCACCTTACCGGTCGGTCGCCACCTGGTACCTTTGGCGCAGCCTCGATCCGCTGCCCGTCGAGTACTGA
- a CDS encoding acetyl-CoA carboxylase carboxyltransferase subunit alpha: protein MSKKHFLDFEAPIAELEAKIEELRFVQSESAVDISEEIERLDKKSHQLTKDIYTQLTPWQVTQIARHPQRPYTLDYVNDIFTDFQELHGDRAFADDQSIVGGLARFNGMACMVLGHQKGRDTKERAARNFGMARPEGYRKALRLMKLAEKFGLPVFTFVDTPGAYPGIGAEERGQSEAIGRNIFEMAQLEVPIIATIIGEGGSGGALAISVGDQTLMLQFSVYSVISPEGCASILWKTAERASDAAEALGITAHRLKALGLVDKIVSEPVGGAHRDPKAMAASLKRGLNEALRQVIDLKPKELLQRRYERLQAYGRFSDTKER, encoded by the coding sequence ATGAGCAAGAAGCACTTCCTGGACTTTGAAGCCCCGATCGCCGAGCTGGAGGCCAAGATCGAGGAACTGAGGTTCGTGCAAAGCGAATCGGCGGTCGACATCTCGGAAGAGATCGAGCGGCTCGACAAGAAGAGCCACCAGCTCACCAAGGACATCTACACCCAGCTGACGCCCTGGCAGGTGACGCAGATCGCGCGCCACCCGCAGCGGCCCTACACGCTGGACTACGTCAACGACATCTTCACCGACTTCCAGGAGCTGCACGGCGACCGCGCGTTCGCCGACGACCAGTCCATCGTCGGTGGGCTGGCCCGCTTCAATGGCATGGCCTGCATGGTGCTGGGCCATCAGAAGGGCCGTGACACCAAGGAGCGTGCCGCGCGCAACTTCGGCATGGCCCGGCCCGAGGGCTACCGCAAAGCGCTGCGCCTGATGAAGCTGGCCGAGAAGTTCGGCCTGCCGGTGTTCACCTTCGTCGACACGCCCGGTGCCTACCCCGGCATTGGCGCCGAAGAACGCGGCCAGAGCGAGGCCATCGGCCGCAACATCTTCGAGATGGCGCAGCTCGAAGTGCCCATCATCGCCACCATCATCGGCGAAGGCGGCTCGGGCGGTGCGCTGGCCATCAGCGTGGGCGACCAGACACTGATGCTGCAGTTCTCGGTGTACTCCGTCATCTCGCCCGAAGGCTGTGCCTCCATCCTGTGGAAGACGGCCGAGCGTGCGTCCGATGCGGCCGAGGCACTGGGCATCACCGCGCACCGGTTGAAGGCGCTGGGCCTGGTCGACAAGATCGTCAGCGAGCCCGTGGGCGGCGCGCACCGCGACCCCAAGGCCATGGCCGCTTCGCTCAAGCGCGGCCTCAACGAAGCGCTGCGCCAGGTCATCGACCTGAAGCCGAAGGAGCTGCTGCAGCGCCGTTATGAGCGCCTGCAGGCCTACGGCCGCTTCAGCGACACCAAGGAACGCTGA
- the tilS gene encoding tRNA lysidine(34) synthetase TilS, which yields MRAHRVAVAVSGGRDSVALLHATVQAARPLGVAVQALHVHHGLMPQADAWQAQVAALCGQLEVPLLAERLTTRPQPGDSIEAWARRERYAALARLAHEAGADLVLLAHHRRDQAETFLLQALRGAGAAGLAAMPARIERHGLTWARPWLDRPREAIEAYGALHGLPVVEDGSNQDPRFARNRLRLQVMPGLNQAFAGAEAALAAAARRSAEADAALAEWADEALRACSEGEALLREAWWGLSPARRLIVLRHWLALRLGQGAPQRLVDRLLAEWPQAVAASWPAPGGQVLRHYRGRLRVDHAPTQPGGVGPAAHGLASPPCWPLRITGAARVLVQAFGGELVVEPANEGVPLAWLANCELRSRSGGEQFQLAADRPARSLKKMFQQQAVPAWARQGPLLWAAGRLLFVPGLGVDARALHAAEGGPRMRIDWVPFAADCSIGEASADGR from the coding sequence GTGAGGGCGCATCGCGTGGCGGTGGCCGTCAGCGGCGGCCGCGATTCCGTCGCCCTGCTGCATGCCACGGTGCAGGCGGCCCGGCCGCTGGGCGTGGCCGTGCAGGCGCTGCATGTGCACCATGGCCTGATGCCTCAGGCCGATGCCTGGCAGGCGCAGGTGGCGGCCCTGTGCGGGCAGCTTGAAGTGCCCTTGCTGGCCGAGCGGCTCACCACGCGACCGCAGCCCGGCGACAGCATCGAAGCCTGGGCCCGGCGCGAGCGTTACGCCGCGCTGGCCCGCCTGGCCCACGAGGCCGGTGCCGATCTGGTGCTGCTGGCCCACCACCGCCGTGACCAGGCCGAGACCTTCCTGCTGCAGGCGCTGCGCGGCGCCGGTGCCGCCGGGCTGGCCGCCATGCCGGCCAGGATCGAACGACACGGCCTCACCTGGGCCCGCCCCTGGCTGGACCGCCCGCGCGAGGCCATCGAGGCTTATGGGGCGCTGCACGGGCTGCCGGTCGTGGAAGACGGCAGCAACCAGGACCCCCGCTTTGCGCGCAACCGGCTGCGGCTGCAGGTGATGCCGGGCTTGAACCAGGCCTTTGCCGGCGCCGAGGCGGCGCTGGCCGCGGCCGCGCGGCGCAGTGCCGAGGCCGATGCGGCACTGGCCGAATGGGCCGACGAGGCCCTGCGGGCCTGCAGTGAAGGCGAAGCTCTGCTGCGCGAAGCCTGGTGGGGCCTGTCGCCCGCCAGGCGGCTGATCGTACTGCGCCACTGGCTGGCGCTGCGGCTGGGGCAGGGCGCCCCGCAGCGGCTGGTCGATCGCCTGCTGGCCGAATGGCCGCAGGCGGTGGCCGCCAGCTGGCCGGCGCCCGGTGGGCAGGTGCTGCGGCATTACCGCGGTCGCCTGCGGGTGGATCATGCGCCCACGCAGCCTGGTGGGGTCGGCCCTGCCGCACATGGCTTGGCCAGCCCGCCATGCTGGCCGCTGCGCATCACCGGCGCTGCGCGCGTGCTCGTGCAGGCCTTCGGGGGCGAGCTGGTCGTCGAGCCGGCGAACGAGGGTGTGCCGCTGGCCTGGCTGGCCAACTGCGAGCTGCGCAGCCGCAGCGGCGGTGAGCAGTTTCAGCTGGCGGCGGACCGTCCGGCGCGCAGCCTGAAGAAGATGTTCCAGCAGCAGGCCGTGCCCGCCTGGGCCCGGCAGGGGCCCTTGTTGTGGGCCGCTGGGCGGCTGCTGTTCGTGCCCGGCCTGGGCGTGGATGCGCGAGCCCTGCACGCCGCGGAGGGCGGCCCGCGCATGCGCATCGACTGGGTGCCCTTTGCCGCAGATTGTTCAATCGGCGAAGCATCCGCCGACGGTCGCTAG
- a CDS encoding aspartate kinase, which yields MALIVHKYGGTSMGSTERIRNVAKRVAKWARAGHQMVVVPSAMSGETNRLLGLAKELQPERITSSVMRELDMIASTGEQVSVGLLSIALQAEGLECVSYAGWQVPIKTDSSFTKARIQAIDDARVRADLAAGKVVVITGFQGVDPEGNITTLGRGGSDTSAVAVAAAMKAAECLIYTDVDGVYTTDPRIVPEARRLHTISFEEMLEMASLGSKVLQIRSVEFAGKYKVPLRVLSSFTPWDIDIDEEAKSGTLITFEEDENMEQAVVSGIAFNRDEAKITVMGVPDKPGLAYQILGAVADANIDVDVIIQNVSHDGKTDFSFTVQGVDYSRALDLLKSKVVPATGAAEVVGDPKICKVSIVGIGMKSHVGIAAKMFRTLSEEGINIQMISTSEIKTSVVIDEKYMELAVRALHKAFDLEQENANS from the coding sequence ATGGCACTGATCGTTCACAAGTATGGCGGTACGTCGATGGGCTCCACGGAGCGCATCCGCAACGTCGCCAAGCGCGTCGCCAAGTGGGCCCGCGCCGGGCACCAGATGGTGGTCGTTCCTTCGGCAATGAGCGGCGAGACCAATCGCCTGCTGGGCCTGGCCAAAGAGCTGCAGCCCGAGCGCATCACGTCCAGCGTGATGCGCGAGCTGGACATGATCGCCTCCACCGGTGAACAGGTCTCGGTGGGCCTGCTGTCCATCGCGCTGCAGGCCGAGGGCCTGGAGTGCGTGAGCTACGCCGGCTGGCAGGTGCCCATCAAGACCGATTCGTCGTTCACCAAGGCCCGCATCCAGGCCATCGACGACGCCCGCGTGCGCGCCGACCTGGCCGCCGGCAAGGTGGTGGTGATCACCGGCTTCCAGGGCGTGGACCCGGAAGGCAACATCACCACGCTGGGCCGTGGCGGCAGCGACACCTCGGCCGTGGCCGTGGCAGCGGCGATGAAGGCCGCCGAATGCCTGATCTACACCGACGTGGACGGTGTCTACACCACCGACCCGCGCATCGTGCCCGAGGCGCGCCGGCTGCACACCATCAGCTTCGAAGAGATGCTGGAGATGGCCAGCCTGGGCAGCAAGGTGCTGCAGATCCGCTCGGTGGAATTCGCCGGCAAGTACAAGGTGCCGCTGCGCGTGCTGTCCAGCTTCACGCCCTGGGACATCGACATCGACGAGGAAGCCAAGTCGGGCACCCTGATCACCTTCGAGGAAGACGAAAACATGGAACAAGCCGTTGTCTCGGGCATCGCGTTCAACCGCGACGAAGCCAAGATCACCGTGATGGGCGTGCCCGACAAGCCGGGCCTGGCCTACCAGATCCTGGGTGCCGTGGCCGATGCCAACATCGACGTGGACGTGATCATCCAGAACGTGTCGCACGACGGCAAGACGGACTTCTCGTTCACCGTGCAGGGCGTGGATTACAGCCGCGCACTCGACCTGCTGAAGTCGAAGGTGGTGCCGGCCACCGGCGCTGCCGAAGTGGTGGGCGACCCGAAGATCTGCAAGGTCAGCATCGTCGGCATCGGCATGAAGAGCCACGTCGGTATCGCGGCCAAGATGTTCCGCACGCTAAGCGAAGAGGGCATCAACATCCAGATGATCAGCACCAGCGAGATCAAGACCTCCGTCGTGATCGACGAGAAGTACATGGAGCTGGCTGTGCGTGCACTGCACAAAGCTTTTGATCTCGAGCAGGAAAACGCCAATTCTTGA
- a CDS encoding MBL fold metallo-hydrolase, which translates to MLRFRSLGSGSTGNGTLIESTRNGRTTRLLVDCGFSLRELTRRLAPAGLTPSMLDAVFITHEHSDHVGCALQLGRRHGVPVWASLGTWQAMDRKPAPLRAVGAELVRHVALDGVPIELGGLQVTPFGVPHDAAEPLQLRCTDGVARLGVLTDLGEPTEAVMGHLSDCHALLLECNHDAQMLADGPYPFFLKRRVGGVRGHLANTQSATILDRCRHTGLRHVVAAHLSQQNNTPELAAAALSGVLGCSATEIIVADALQGSPWLDAG; encoded by the coding sequence GTGCTGAGATTCCGCAGCCTGGGCAGCGGCAGCACCGGCAACGGCACGCTGATCGAATCCACCCGCAATGGCCGCACCACGCGGCTGCTGGTGGATTGCGGCTTCTCCCTGCGCGAACTCACGCGCCGGCTGGCACCCGCCGGCCTCACCCCTTCGATGCTCGACGCCGTGTTCATCACCCATGAACACAGCGACCACGTCGGCTGCGCACTGCAGCTGGGCCGCCGCCATGGCGTGCCCGTGTGGGCCAGCCTGGGGACCTGGCAGGCCATGGACCGCAAGCCGGCGCCGCTGCGTGCGGTGGGCGCAGAGCTGGTGCGCCACGTGGCACTGGATGGCGTACCCATCGAGCTGGGCGGCCTGCAGGTCACGCCCTTCGGCGTGCCGCACGATGCCGCCGAACCCCTGCAATTGCGCTGCACCGACGGCGTGGCCCGGCTGGGCGTGCTCACCGACCTGGGCGAGCCCACCGAGGCCGTGATGGGCCATTTGAGCGACTGCCATGCGCTGCTGCTGGAATGCAACCACGACGCGCAGATGCTGGCCGACGGGCCCTATCCGTTCTTCCTGAAGCGCCGCGTCGGCGGCGTGCGCGGCCACCTGGCCAACACGCAATCGGCCACCATCCTGGACCGCTGTCGCCACACCGGCTTGCGCCATGTGGTGGCGGCTCACTTGAGCCAGCAGAACAACACGCCCGAGCTGGCTGCCGCCGCCTTGAGCGGTGTGCTGGGCTGCAGCGCCACCGAGATCATCGTGGCCGACGCGCTGCAAGGCAGCCCCTGGCTGGACGCGGGCTGA